The Aureitalea marina genome includes a window with the following:
- the tgt gene encoding tRNA guanosine(34) transglycosylase Tgt produces the protein MQFNLAAKDPHSKARAGTITTDHGQIQTPIFMPVGTLATVKGVHQRELTEEIDPDIILGNTYHLYLRPQIDILEKAGGLHKFMNWDRNILTDSGGYQVYSLSANRKIKEEGVKFKSHIDGSYHVFTPENVMDIQRSIGADIIMAFDECTPYPCDYDYAKRSMHMTHRWLDRCLNRLEEVPYKYDYSQTFFPIVQGSTYKDLRKQSAEYIASVGAEGNAIGGLSVGEPAEEMYAMTEVVCEVLPEDKPRYLMGVGTPINILENIALGIDMFDCVMPTRNGRNGMLFTAHGTINIKNKKWEDDFSPIDEMGITWVDTAYSKAYLRHLFSVGEMLGRQIASIHNLGFYLWLVREARKHILAGDFASWKDQMVRQMNQRL, from the coding sequence ATGCAATTCAACCTAGCAGCTAAAGATCCGCACTCCAAGGCCAGGGCAGGGACCATAACCACGGATCACGGGCAAATACAAACGCCTATTTTTATGCCAGTTGGTACCCTGGCCACAGTCAAAGGGGTTCATCAACGGGAGTTGACCGAGGAGATCGATCCGGATATCATCCTGGGAAATACCTATCATCTATATCTTAGACCTCAGATCGATATTCTTGAAAAGGCTGGGGGCTTGCACAAATTCATGAATTGGGATCGAAACATACTGACCGATAGCGGAGGCTATCAGGTGTATTCCCTGTCAGCCAATAGGAAGATTAAAGAGGAGGGCGTGAAATTCAAGTCTCACATTGATGGAAGTTACCATGTCTTCACCCCAGAAAATGTGATGGATATACAGCGTTCTATAGGTGCAGATATCATCATGGCATTTGACGAATGCACGCCTTATCCCTGCGATTATGATTACGCCAAGCGTTCCATGCACATGACGCATCGTTGGTTGGATAGATGCTTGAATCGACTAGAGGAAGTCCCTTATAAATACGATTACAGCCAGACGTTCTTTCCTATCGTGCAGGGTAGTACCTATAAGGATCTGAGGAAACAGTCGGCAGAATATATCGCATCAGTTGGGGCCGAAGGCAATGCCATTGGTGGCCTATCCGTAGGAGAACCAGCAGAGGAGATGTATGCGATGACAGAAGTGGTCTGTGAGGTCTTGCCAGAGGATAAGCCCCGCTATCTGATGGGCGTGGGTACTCCCATCAACATCCTGGAGAATATTGCTTTGGGGATCGACATGTTCGACTGCGTCATGCCGACCAGAAACGGCCGGAATGGAATGCTATTTACCGCTCACGGAACCATCAATATCAAGAACAAGAAGTGGGAAGACGATTTTTCCCCTATAGACGAAATGGGCATAACCTGGGTAGATACAGCTTACTCCAAGGCCTACCTGAGACACCTATTCTCAGTAGGTGAAATGTTGGGTCGTCAGATCGCGAGTATTCACAATCTGGGCTTTTATCTGTGGTTGGTTCGTGAGGCCAGAAAACATATCTTAGCCGGAGACTTTGCCTCCTGGAAGGATCAAATGGTCCGTCAAATGAATCAACGTCTGTAA
- a CDS encoding LptF/LptG family permease: MSILDRYILGKYLGTFILLLLLFIPIGITVNLAEKIDKILANEVPFIEVAKYYWDFTIYFANLLFPLFLFLSVIWFTSKMANNTEVIAILSSGVSYYRYLRPYMIGATIVCGGALIMGMYLAPVASKGFNEFSYQYLKKGKKDRISSHVYRQINDNDYIYVSYFNVGQKSGNNFTLEHFEGNELTYKIAARSIRFNEADSTYSLYGYQKRLIGEDSDIIQKSPKIDTTFAFELEDLTPVEYIAETLNYTELNSFIEREKAKGSSYINRYQVVQYKRWSLPVSAYILTIIAVAVSSVKRRGGMGVNLAIGIAIGMIFIFFDKIFGTMAEQSDFSPFVATWFPNFIFAILAVYLLNNAKR; encoded by the coding sequence CTGAGCATACTTGACCGATATATACTCGGGAAATACCTGGGAACCTTCATCCTGCTTTTATTGCTGTTCATTCCTATTGGAATTACAGTAAACCTGGCCGAAAAGATCGATAAGATCCTTGCAAACGAAGTTCCTTTTATCGAAGTGGCAAAGTACTATTGGGACTTTACAATCTACTTTGCCAATTTGCTTTTTCCTTTGTTTCTGTTCCTCTCGGTGATCTGGTTTACATCGAAGATGGCCAACAATACTGAGGTTATTGCCATACTTTCCAGTGGAGTATCTTATTATCGCTATTTGCGTCCTTACATGATCGGTGCAACAATTGTCTGTGGAGGGGCACTTATTATGGGTATGTACCTGGCGCCGGTTGCCAGTAAGGGGTTTAATGAGTTCAGTTACCAGTATCTGAAAAAGGGAAAGAAGGACAGGATATCCAGTCATGTCTACAGACAGATCAATGACAATGATTATATCTATGTCAGTTACTTCAACGTAGGGCAGAAGTCAGGTAATAATTTCACCTTGGAGCATTTTGAGGGTAACGAATTGACGTATAAGATTGCTGCCCGATCCATTCGGTTTAACGAGGCAGACAGTACCTATTCTTTGTACGGTTATCAAAAGCGTTTGATCGGGGAAGATTCGGATATCATCCAAAAGTCCCCCAAGATCGACACCACCTTTGCGTTTGAATTGGAAGATCTCACTCCGGTCGAATACATCGCGGAAACACTTAACTATACCGAGCTCAATTCCTTCATCGAACGAGAAAAAGCTAAAGGATCATCCTATATCAATCGGTATCAGGTAGTACAATACAAGCGATGGAGCCTGCCAGTTTCCGCATATATTCTTACCATTATTGCTGTGGCGGTCAGCTCTGTGAAACGAAGGGGAGGGATGGGTGTGAATCTTGCGATCGGTATCGCAATAGGTATGATCTTTATCTTCTTTGATAAAATATTTGGCACTATGGCAGAGCAAAGTGATTTCTCACCCTTTGTCGCCACCTGGTTCCCCAACTTCATCTTTGCTATTTTAGCGGTATACCTCCTTAACAATGCCAAACGATAA
- a CDS encoding DMT family transporter produces MPNDKALHYAHLHLIVFIWGFTAVLGALISIDAIPLVWYRMGMATLILLGYLLIRKQPLRYGSKVLIRFALAGFLIALHWVTFFGAVKEANVSVTLAVMSTGAFFTAFLEPLFFKRRIIPYEVFFGLLAMVGLYIIFSVDTQYTLGIGLALVSAFLGALFNVINGQLVQRYQASVISFYELGFGALFITIYLVARGEFGAELFQLSSSDFIYLLILASVCTAYAFIASVHVMKWISPYTVMLTINLEPVYGIILALLILGDQEYMSSQFYYGALIILLTVLANGIIKLKAKRKK; encoded by the coding sequence ATGCCAAACGATAAGGCACTTCACTATGCCCACCTTCATCTGATCGTATTCATTTGGGGGTTTACGGCTGTGCTGGGTGCACTTATTAGTATTGATGCTATTCCTTTGGTCTGGTATAGGATGGGAATGGCAACTCTCATCCTGTTGGGCTATCTGCTGATTAGAAAACAACCACTGCGCTATGGTTCTAAGGTTTTGATCCGCTTCGCTTTGGCAGGATTCCTAATTGCCCTGCATTGGGTGACCTTCTTTGGTGCGGTAAAAGAAGCCAATGTCTCGGTCACTTTGGCCGTCATGTCTACGGGAGCCTTTTTCACTGCGTTTTTAGAACCTTTGTTCTTTAAGCGAAGGATCATACCATACGAGGTATTCTTTGGGCTTTTGGCTATGGTTGGACTTTATATCATATTTAGCGTAGATACTCAATACACTCTGGGCATCGGTCTGGCTCTGGTATCGGCATTCCTGGGTGCTTTATTCAATGTGATCAATGGGCAATTGGTGCAACGATATCAGGCTTCGGTCATTTCCTTCTACGAATTGGGCTTCGGAGCCTTGTTCATCACGATCTATTTAGTCGCTCGCGGGGAATTCGGTGCAGAATTGTTCCAATTGAGCAGTTCGGATTTTATTTATCTGCTGATTCTCGCCTCAGTTTGTACGGCCTATGCGTTTATTGCGTCGGTACATGTGATGAAGTGGATCAGTCCATATACCGTCATGTTGACCATCAACCTGGAACCGGTCTACGGTATCATTTTGGCCCTACTGATACTTGGTGATCAGGAATATATGAGTTCTCAATTCTATTATGGCGCACTCATTATCTTACTGACGGTTTTGGCTAATGGGATCATCAAACTAAAGGCGAAAAGAAAAAAATAA
- a CDS encoding acetyl-CoA carboxylase carboxyltransferase subunit alpha, whose product MEYLEFELPIKELQEQLERASKIGEESDVDVTNTCKQIEKKLEDTKKEIYKNLTPWQRVQLSRHPNRPYTMDYIRAICGDTFLELHGDRNFKDDKAMVGGLGKIGDQSYMFIGQQKGYNTKTRQYRNFGMANPEGYRKALRLMKMAEKFGVPVVTLIDTPGAYPGMEAEERGQGEAIARNILEMTRLEVPIIVVIIGEGASGGALGIGVGDSVLMLENTWYSVISPESCSSILWRSWEYKEQAAEALKLTATDMKKLKLIDQIVKEPLGGAHSDKDSTYVTVSKAIEKAYGDLKNLSPSDLVDKRMGKYAEMGVFKS is encoded by the coding sequence ATGGAATACCTGGAATTTGAATTACCGATCAAGGAACTGCAGGAGCAGCTGGAGCGCGCCAGTAAAATTGGCGAGGAGAGTGATGTCGATGTGACCAACACCTGTAAGCAGATCGAGAAGAAACTGGAGGATACCAAGAAGGAGATCTATAAGAATCTGACGCCTTGGCAAAGGGTTCAACTCTCCCGTCATCCCAACCGTCCCTATACCATGGACTACATAAGGGCCATTTGCGGGGATACCTTTTTAGAGTTACACGGAGACCGAAACTTCAAGGATGATAAAGCCATGGTGGGTGGTCTGGGTAAGATTGGAGATCAGAGCTATATGTTTATCGGTCAGCAAAAGGGTTATAATACCAAGACCCGTCAGTACAGGAACTTTGGGATGGCCAATCCCGAGGGTTACCGCAAAGCATTAAGGCTGATGAAAATGGCCGAGAAATTCGGTGTACCCGTTGTGACTTTGATCGACACCCCAGGAGCATATCCTGGAATGGAAGCTGAGGAACGGGGTCAAGGTGAGGCTATTGCCCGGAATATCTTAGAAATGACCAGGTTAGAGGTGCCCATTATTGTAGTGATAATTGGTGAGGGAGCAAGTGGAGGCGCCCTTGGAATAGGTGTTGGCGATAGCGTATTGATGTTAGAAAATACCTGGTATTCGGTCATTTCCCCAGAGAGCTGTTCCTCTATTCTTTGGAGAAGCTGGGAGTATAAAGAGCAGGCGGCAGAAGCACTGAAGCTTACAGCTACCGATATGAAGAAACTCAAGCTGATCGACCAGATCGTAAAAGAACCTTTAGGTGGTGCCCACAGCGACAAGGATTCTACCTATGTAACGGTTAGTAAGGCGATCGAAAAAGCATATGGCGACTTAAAGAACTTATCCCCATCAGATCTGGTGGATAAACGGATGGGTAAATACGCCGAGATGGGTGTCTTTAAATCCTAG
- the dnaB gene encoding replicative DNA helicase, protein MEKVKPHSLYPERKGQVISLEKGKLPPQAVDLEEVVIGAMMIDKKGVDEVIDILHPDVFYKEAHQHIFQAIFTLFEKSEPVDLLTVSAQLKRDAKLDAIGGEFYLVQLTQKVASSAHIEFHARIILQKFIQRSLIKISSDIIEDAYDETTDVFDLLDNAEAKLYEITQGNIKRSTETAQNLVIQAKHKIEEIANREGLSGIPSGFSQVDKLTSGWQPSDLVIIAARPGMGKTALTLSMARNMAVEHNIPVAFFSLEMSSVQLITRLISSETGLNSEKLRTGNLEKHEWEQLNVKVKGLEKAPLFIDDTPSLSIFDLRAKARRLSSQHGIKLIMIDYLQLMTAGGTQKGGNREQEISTISRNLKALAKELNVPVIALSQLSRAVETRGGSKRPLLSDLRESGAIEQDADIVSFIYRPEYYKIDEWDDEERSPTAGQAEFIVAKHRNGGLDEIRLKFVGHLGRFENLETFDYPTEIHSRMNDAANDDTFRTDRYPSADEAFGSSMNETSSDGDDDIPF, encoded by the coding sequence ATGGAAAAAGTCAAGCCTCACAGTCTATATCCTGAACGTAAAGGACAGGTGATTTCTTTGGAAAAAGGAAAATTACCTCCTCAAGCGGTTGATTTAGAGGAAGTTGTGATTGGAGCAATGATGATCGACAAAAAAGGAGTGGATGAGGTCATCGATATATTGCATCCGGATGTTTTCTATAAAGAGGCCCATCAACACATTTTCCAGGCGATCTTCACACTCTTCGAAAAAAGCGAGCCTGTAGACTTATTAACCGTTTCGGCTCAATTAAAACGGGACGCTAAGCTCGATGCCATAGGCGGGGAGTTTTACTTGGTCCAATTGACCCAGAAAGTAGCGTCTTCAGCTCATATTGAATTCCATGCCAGGATCATTCTTCAGAAATTTATTCAACGAAGTTTGATCAAGATCTCCAGCGATATAATCGAGGACGCATACGATGAGACCACCGATGTATTTGACCTCCTGGATAATGCTGAGGCCAAACTCTATGAGATTACTCAGGGTAACATAAAACGGTCTACGGAGACGGCACAGAATCTGGTTATTCAGGCCAAGCATAAAATTGAAGAAATTGCCAATAGGGAAGGACTTTCGGGGATTCCTTCCGGTTTCTCCCAGGTAGATAAGCTTACCTCCGGATGGCAGCCCAGTGATCTGGTGATCATTGCGGCACGACCGGGTATGGGTAAAACAGCCTTGACCCTCTCTATGGCCCGTAATATGGCAGTAGAACACAACATTCCTGTTGCTTTCTTTTCCCTGGAGATGTCATCGGTTCAGTTGATCACTCGACTGATCTCCTCCGAAACAGGTCTGAATTCTGAAAAGCTCAGAACTGGTAATCTCGAAAAACATGAATGGGAGCAACTAAATGTGAAGGTGAAAGGCTTGGAGAAGGCACCCCTCTTTATTGATGATACACCGTCCCTATCTATATTTGATCTCAGGGCAAAGGCCAGACGTCTTTCTTCTCAGCATGGCATTAAACTGATCATGATCGATTATCTCCAATTGATGACGGCAGGTGGAACGCAAAAAGGAGGGAATAGGGAGCAGGAGATCTCCACCATTTCCAGGAACCTTAAGGCCTTGGCCAAGGAACTCAATGTGCCTGTTATAGCGCTTTCTCAGTTATCGCGTGCCGTAGAGACCAGGGGCGGGAGTAAACGTCCGTTGTTGTCTGACCTCAGGGAATCAGGAGCGATCGAGCAGGATGCAGATATTGTAAGCTTCATCTATCGTCCGGAATATTATAAGATCGATGAGTGGGACGATGAAGAGCGATCACCAACTGCCGGTCAGGCCGAGTTTATCGTAGCAAAACACCGTAATGGTGGTTTGGATGAGATCAGATTGAAGTTCGTTGGGCATTTGGGTCGTTTCGAAAACCTCGAAACCTTCGATTACCCAACCGAGATCCACTCCCGCATGAACGATGCCGCCAACGATGATACCTTCCGAACGGATCGCTATCCATCGGCAGACGAGGCATTTGGAAGTTCAATGAATGAAACCTCTTCCGACGGGGATGACGATATCCCATTCTAG
- a CDS encoding asparagine synthetase B has protein sequence MKKLIILLICVLFSLPALASYILIPMDAESQKEHLKAYGITYWTLERQVKVKWLLNYRGGSFLLPDSEEIRKECQIRGVSFELISNNAAEGILELISSPSQNMEAVVLEKAPKIAVYSPKGNQPWDDAVTMVLTYAEIPYTVVYDEEVLTDQLILYDWLHLHHEDFTGQYGKFYRAYRAAPWYIRNKQEAEQLASSLGYSKVSEAKRDVALKIRDYVVGGGFMFAMCSATDSFDIALAAEGVDICETMFDGDPSEPGYQSKIDFRKTFAFTNFSLERSPMVYEFSSIDMTRRRRIIKETDYFSLMDYSAKWDPIPCMLVQNHTALVKGFMGQTTSFARDEIKSNVLIMGENKTNGEARYIHGVKGKGFFTFYGGHDPEDYQHRVGDAKTELALHPNSPGYRLILNNVLFPAAKKKKQKT, from the coding sequence ATGAAGAAACTGATAATCCTTCTTATTTGTGTGTTGTTCAGCCTGCCGGCTCTGGCTTCCTATATTCTTATACCTATGGATGCCGAATCCCAAAAAGAGCACCTCAAGGCCTATGGAATTACCTATTGGACCTTGGAGAGACAGGTGAAGGTCAAATGGTTACTCAATTACAGGGGTGGATCATTTCTGCTTCCTGATAGCGAAGAGATTCGGAAGGAGTGTCAGATCCGCGGGGTTAGTTTCGAACTGATCTCCAATAACGCTGCAGAAGGAATACTTGAACTGATCAGTAGTCCTTCACAGAATATGGAGGCCGTAGTACTGGAAAAAGCACCTAAGATCGCGGTATATTCTCCAAAGGGAAATCAGCCCTGGGACGATGCAGTTACGATGGTGCTCACATATGCGGAGATTCCATATACGGTTGTTTATGACGAAGAGGTCCTGACCGATCAACTCATATTGTACGATTGGTTGCATCTACATCATGAGGATTTTACCGGACAATACGGGAAATTCTACCGGGCATACAGAGCTGCACCCTGGTATATCAGGAACAAGCAAGAGGCTGAACAACTTGCCTCTAGTTTAGGATATAGCAAAGTTTCCGAAGCTAAACGTGATGTGGCTTTGAAGATCCGGGACTATGTTGTGGGAGGAGGTTTTATGTTTGCCATGTGTAGTGCGACAGATAGTTTCGACATTGCCCTGGCAGCAGAAGGAGTAGATATTTGTGAGACCATGTTCGATGGGGATCCCAGCGAACCGGGTTATCAGTCTAAGATCGATTTCCGTAAGACCTTTGCCTTTACCAATTTCTCTCTGGAACGCAGTCCTATGGTCTACGAATTCTCCTCCATAGATATGACCAGAAGAAGGCGGATCATCAAGGAAACCGATTATTTTTCATTAATGGATTATTCAGCCAAATGGGATCCCATTCCCTGTATGTTGGTACAAAATCATACTGCCCTTGTCAAAGGATTTATGGGACAGACCACTTCCTTTGCACGGGATGAGATCAAGTCTAATGTGCTTATCATGGGTGAGAACAAGACCAATGGGGAAGCTCGGTATATTCATGGGGTAAAAGGAAAAGGATTCTTTACCTTTTATGGCGGTCACGATCCTGAAGACTATCAGCACAGAGTAGGGGACGCAAAAACAGAGCTGGCCTTGCATCCTAATTCGCCAGGTTATCGTTTGATACTGAACAATGTACTGTTTCCGGCTGCCAAGAAAAAGAAGCAAAAGACGTGA
- a CDS encoding OmpA family protein gives MFLPAGLWSQSEAKYHYTGSDGTRLYLPLGKISFADSVASFNLGTPKPVKKFRDANQALGKPNYTAYRSPDFVSLGCEGEIVLAFTNNGFMNLGGADLFVLEVGPAKEKTRVEISSDGETWTFAGIAEGASAKLEFSDEKIDSTTVFHYVRLTDMQDQCDGITAGADIDAIAAINSVIELSINADVLFDVDKWELKPTANEILQQFVEAIAIVDQGTIRIDGHTDSDGDNDYNFRLSQNRCTSVAQRLNKLITHSNSFDYDLNAFGEESPKVTNDTDENKQINRRVEIRLFPPKSYYENLKK, from the coding sequence ATGTTCCTCCCCGCGGGACTATGGAGCCAATCCGAAGCCAAGTATCACTATACGGGAAGCGACGGAACCAGACTCTATCTCCCCCTGGGAAAGATCTCCTTTGCCGATTCTGTGGCGTCCTTTAATCTGGGAACACCAAAACCTGTCAAAAAATTTAGGGATGCGAACCAAGCCCTGGGCAAACCAAACTACACTGCCTACAGGAGCCCTGATTTTGTCTCACTTGGATGCGAAGGGGAAATTGTATTAGCTTTCACTAATAATGGTTTTATGAATCTTGGAGGAGCCGATCTATTTGTCCTGGAAGTTGGCCCGGCAAAAGAAAAGACCAGAGTAGAGATAAGCTCGGATGGAGAGACCTGGACCTTTGCCGGCATAGCCGAAGGGGCAAGTGCAAAATTGGAATTCAGTGATGAAAAGATCGATAGTACAACCGTCTTTCACTATGTACGCCTGACCGATATGCAAGATCAGTGCGACGGGATTACGGCTGGGGCCGATATCGATGCAATAGCGGCTATCAACAGTGTGATCGAACTGAGCATCAACGCAGATGTGTTGTTCGACGTAGACAAATGGGAACTCAAGCCAACTGCCAACGAGATCTTGCAACAATTTGTAGAGGCAATAGCCATAGTAGATCAAGGAACCATTCGTATAGATGGGCATACGGACAGCGACGGGGACAACGACTATAATTTCAGACTTTCTCAGAACCGATGCACATCGGTCGCTCAGAGGCTAAATAAGTTGATTACCCATTCCAATTCCTTTGATTATGATCTAAATGCATTTGGAGAAGAATCACCTAAGGTAACCAACGACACGGACGAGAATAAACAGATCAACCGGCGTGTCGAGATCAGACTCTTTCCGCCGAAAAGCTACTATGAAAATCTAAAGAAATAG
- the rplT gene encoding 50S ribosomal protein L20 — translation MPRSVNSVAKRARRKKVMKQAKGYYGRRKNVWTVAKNAVEKAMQYSYRDRRAKKRSFRALWITRINAGARQHGMSYSKFMGKLKANNIELNRKVLADLAMNHPEAFEAIVNKVK, via the coding sequence ATGCCAAGATCAGTAAATTCAGTTGCTAAACGTGCACGCCGGAAAAAGGTGATGAAACAGGCCAAAGGGTACTATGGTCGCCGAAAGAACGTGTGGACAGTAGCAAAAAATGCGGTAGAAAAAGCGATGCAATATTCGTATCGCGATCGCCGCGCCAAAAAGAGGTCCTTCCGTGCCTTGTGGATCACCCGTATCAATGCTGGTGCTCGTCAACATGGAATGTCCTATTCGAAATTCATGGGGAAACTCAAAGCCAATAACATCGAACTGAACCGTAAGGTTCTGGCCGATCTGGCGATGAATCACCCAGAAGCTTTCGAAGCCATTGTAAATAAAGTCAAGTAA
- the rpmI gene encoding 50S ribosomal protein L35, translating into MPKQKTKSSAKKRFKLTGSGKIKRKHAFKSHILTKKSKKRKLALTHSTLVDKSDEDNVKQMLRMK; encoded by the coding sequence ATGCCTAAGCAAAAGACGAAATCCAGTGCCAAGAAGCGGTTTAAGCTGACCGGTTCTGGAAAGATCAAGCGAAAGCATGCGTTTAAGAGTCACATTCTGACTAAGAAATCAAAAAAACGCAAGCTTGCTCTGACCCATTCTACCTTGGTAGATAAGTCGGACGAAGACAACGTGAAGCAGATGCTTCGTATGAAGTAA
- the infC gene encoding translation initiation factor IF-3: MKEDKHRINQKIQASEVRLVGDNVEIGIYPLAKAQQIARDQELDLVEISPNANPPVCKVMDYKKFVYEQKKREKALKAKATKVIIKEIRFGPNTDDHDYAFKKKHAEKFLKDGAKLKAYVFFKGRSIIYKDKGEILLLKLAQELEEYGKVEQMPKLEGKRMTMFIAPKKK; encoded by the coding sequence ATCAAGGAGGACAAACACCGGATCAATCAGAAGATCCAGGCCAGCGAAGTAAGACTGGTCGGGGATAATGTTGAAATAGGAATCTATCCGTTGGCCAAAGCCCAGCAGATAGCGCGAGATCAGGAATTAGACCTGGTCGAGATCTCACCAAATGCAAATCCACCGGTTTGTAAGGTGATGGACTACAAGAAATTTGTCTACGAGCAGAAGAAGAGGGAGAAGGCGTTAAAGGCGAAAGCAACCAAAGTCATTATCAAGGAGATTCGGTTTGGTCCGAATACCGACGATCACGACTATGCGTTTAAAAAGAAGCATGCGGAAAAGTTCTTAAAGGACGGAGCCAAACTGAAGGCCTACGTATTTTTCAAAGGACGTTCCATCATTTACAAGGACAAAGGAGAAATCCTGTTGTTGAAACTTGCCCAGGAATTGGAAGAGTACGGTAAGGTGGAACAAATGCCGAAGCTGGAAGGGAAGCGAATGACCATGTTCATTGCTCCCAAAAAGAAGTAG